In Notamacropus eugenii isolate mMacEug1 chromosome 1, mMacEug1.pri_v2, whole genome shotgun sequence, one genomic interval encodes:
- the ANKRD9 gene encoding ankyrin repeat domain-containing protein 9: MPWDVKRQGGGLDGPSQSRAQKQCKKSSFAFYQAVRDLLPVWFLEDMRATEAFHWEEGGRASTYSPSEALLYALVHDHQPYAHYLLAKFPRGALAVPSRNFSCCQSSSPHLALAVRYNRVHILRRILRTIRDFPDEERAHYLDRRGCSRVEEGKTSLHVACELARPECLFLLLGHGASPGLCDGAGNTPLDLLLRRVGQDATTTTTAPTAGDPLALLDLLFLYMPPGSASPMQRELLGDRVRWQRLLGEEKFQWLAGLAPPSLFARAMQALVRSISPRRFPEALDELPLPPFLQPLDLKLKS, encoded by the coding sequence ATGCCCTGGGATGTCAAGCGACAAGGTGGTGGCCTTGACGGGCCATCCCAGTCCCGGGCCCAGAAGCAATGCAAGAAGTCATCCTTTGCTTTCTACCAGGCAGTGAGGGACTTATTGCCTGTGTGGTTCTTGGAGGACATGCGAGCCACAGAAGCCTTCCATTGGGAGGAAGGTGGACGAGCCAGCACCTACTCACCCTCTGAGGCCCTGCTGTATGCCCTGGTCCACGACCACCAACCCTATGCCCACTATCTGTTGGCCAAGTTCCCCCGGGGGGCACTGGCAGTACCTAGCCGCAATTTCAGTTGCTGTCAGTCTTCATCACCACACCTGGCCTTGGCTGTCCGATATAACCGTGTACATATCCTGCGCCGCATCTTGCGGACCATCCGTGACTTCCCAGATGAGGAACGTGCCCACTATCTGGACCGCCGGGGCTGTAGCCGTGTGGAAGAAGGCAAGACCTCTTTGCACGTTGCCTGTGAGCTGGCCCGACCTGAGTGCCTCTTTTTACTGTTGGGCCATGGTGCTTCCCCTGGGCTGTGTGATGGTGCTGGCAACACTCCCTTGGACCTGCTGCTCCGTCGGGTTGGGCAGGACGCAACAACCACAACCACAGCTCCAACAGCTGGTGATCCTCTGGCCCTGCTTGACTTGCTCTTCCTCTACATGCCCCCAGGCTCTGCATCCCCCATGCAGAGAGAGCTGCTAGGTGACCGGGTCCGCTGGCAACGCCTCCTTGGGGAGGAAAAGTTCCAGTGGCTCGCTGGCTTGGCCCCACCTTCCCTATTTGCCCGGGCCATGCAGGCCCTTGTGAGGTCCATCTCACCCCGTCGCTTTCCTGAAGCCCTAGATGAACTGCCTCTTCCACCATTCCTCCAACCCTTGGATTTAAAGTTGAAAAGTTAG